The Camelina sativa cultivar DH55 chromosome 16, Cs, whole genome shotgun sequence sequence ACTATCtaataaaacgaaaaacaaaattgatttgattttgtcgTCACAACATTTTACATATTCTATCCAACAAGATTTATCATACTTGTAGCTCAGGATTATTAAAGTGTTTAGCAATTATAGCTAAGGACGATTTATATTAATGCACCTTGGAGCTACACTTAAAGCccatattattttgttcataACTCACTCATATATCTCTTCGGGCCGAAGACcacaataacataaatatactATCCTATATATCCAATGTTCGAATTTAGGAAATGGCTGGACTGTCCCAACTTGTGGCTTTGTGTTCAACAATTGAGCTACCGACCTTTAAAGTGAGTTCCCCTGTTTTTAGTTTTAagacaatattaattaaagtaTAAACACTAACTCCTAAATTAATATCTGCATTTCATTACATATAACTCCTTGATGAGACCGGGAAGTTCTTCACAGGAAATAACAGTCTTTATTATTTACTAACTCCCATTCAAGGATGTTAATGAATCTTCATAGTCAATGTGGTAATTACTATGATTGATGTACATTGTGATTCATGAATCCTCAATCCCCATTTACAACACAAGAACTATATACCTAAGAAGCTATGATATACAAAATGTCCAGCAGATTCGGATTTTACTTTGGTGTTTCCCATTGATGCAGTTACAAGACTCATCATTTCTCTCAATCATATATACCTAAGTAAGAAGCTAGATTACACTTATTTCAATAGCTCTCTTTGCCTAAACCCACAGGATTATCATTAAGCCACTAAGATATACGATTAACAGGATTATCATCATTTGCCTAAATAGCTTTTATCTATCAATGTATATATGTAGCTCCTGGTGCGTCATTGAGGAGGAGTGCGGTATATGGCAACGATAGTACGAGGGAAGAACATTTGCCTAACTCCCTCTGATTTAATTATGGGAAAGATGATGCCTGAAGCACTCTGTGAAAAgagcaaaatatcaaaaatcaaTCTAACTTTGCCATGTTGTGTATAGTAGAAGCACTCTCGTTTCAGAGGATGGGAACCACATACCAAGATGATACTAGCTCCAAGCCGAAAGCTTTTAGTCGTAGGAAATGGTAGCATTAGGCGACCAACAGCATAGATCGCCACAGCAAAAAAGTGAAGTACTAGACCCAGAGGACTAGGGTTTAAACCAGAGAGCAATGCAACTGGACCAGATGAGCAAACACCTCCAAGAGTAAGATAGTCGAAACAAGCTTCACGCATTTCTGTTTTTGCTTCATTTGAAGATGCTAAAAAGACCTTGTACAACGCCTCCGCCAATGTATTAATGGTGGAAGCTACAGGCTGTACGTAGAAGGACCACCACATAACATAACtccattaaaaacttaaatcaaCAAATAGGAAGTGGCTCACTTTGTCTAAAGATGCTTACTTTGCGTAGTGTGTAAAAGGATTCCATATACTTAGACACTGCTTCTTTGTCATTAAGGTTACGAATTGGCCTCAGAAGATCACGGAGTACAATGATATCTGCCAATGCAACAGTCATCCCACCACCGGTTAAAGGATGTCTCATGTTGAATGCATCACCCAAAAGAAGAGCTCCAGGAGTATGAACCGGATCAGCTGGCATGCTGCGGTTTGGCATAGTTCTGATATTACCTTTCTCAACCGCGGTGATGAATGCTTCACGGACCTCGGTTGGTACCTGAGGTGCAACATATGTTTTCAAATACTTAGCCATTTCACCATTTGCAATAGGAGGAAGTTTTTGACCCGGTACATCGACTAAGCAACGGACTTCAGAACTGCTTATGGGATACATTAAAATAAGTGACGGATCACCGAGAACAACATGGCCATGATTTGCAAATGGAAGTTCACAGTTCTCCAAGACAAGACCCACAAAAACAGATGGCACATCCACCTTAGGTTTGCAAAGAGAGCGACGCAATTTGGAGAAACAACCATCACATACAATTGTGAGAGGAGCATATGATCTAAGCTCATCTCCCTTCTTTGTTCTGTACTGAACACCTTTGATTGTCGTCCCGTTTTCTTCAAGCAACGACGTGACTGTTCCTTGTTCCAAACGTACACtgaatcacaaacaaaacattaggGCAAGAAGCGTACCAACAGGTAGATGCAAGTATCAAATAAGATTACTTTGGAAGAGAAGCAGCTTTTTCTCGCATTCTCTGCACAAATCTCCCATTGTGGAAACCTCTCCCGGCTACATCCGAATCAAACGTTTCCAAGGggtaagaaagtttagtatacTTCCCATCTTTGAAGAGAGCATAACCAACAAGTCGTTGAGCATCAATGTTCTGCACACAATCTACAATCACACAACTAACTAtcaaaattaaagtatatatatagttatatataaaacagtTAAAAGCTCATTGGTCTCTAGCTTCTAGCTACCCTCAAGTCCAAGTTCGATTAACTTCAAGTAACCACCAGGTTGAAGCAATTCACCGACGATTCTGTCTTGTTCAGACAAGTCTCTTTCAATGACATGAACTCTTCGTCCTTCCTTCAACAAACCCACACAAAAGCCCAAAATTCAGAGACAAGAACTTTACGTCTtgaacacaaacaacacaaaaacctGAGTTACTCTCAAACTATTCAGTTAAGGACCAAGAAACAAGCATTTTTATGTCCAAAATGTTATTAAAACTAAGAATCCAAGATCACACCATTTCCGTGATCCAAAATcaaactattaatttaataaaccgGTTTGATCTTAATATCTATGTATGCAATAATTTCCTAATTGCAtcaaaataaatgttattaacaattccaaaaaaaaaaattgaacaacttataatgatattttttatcaaacaattgttaaaaataaaaaaaaaaaaaaaaaaaaaaaatagatagtaCTAATACCAATTAATTCACATGTAcagaaattaatttaaaaccaaaagaaattatatttagatatattaatttgtaaagGTTTGTGACTTGCCTTGGCGAGAGTATGAGCAAGAGCAGCACCAGCAACACCAGCTCCGACGATGATCACATCGTTGCCAGAGCCGGAGTCATCCTTCCTCGATACGGCGTCGTTATGGGAAACGAGGACTCTACGATTCTTCTTACTCTTGTTCCTAATCACAACAtcgttactactactactactctgaCGCAAAACGTAGAGAAACGCAAACGCGAACAGAGAAGCTACGAATGTTCCTAAAATGAATGGATCCAACACAACCGTCGTCGTCGGCGCCGTCACCGTCTTTCTCACGGCGGCGCGTTTGTGTCTCTCCTTCTTCGTCGCTTTCCCCCGGCGAATGTAGGTGGCTCCGGTGGTGGATCGGCGATTAGAGACTGAGAATCGAAGGGAGATACGAAGATTTGTGTAGGGAAGCGAAGATCTGAGAGGACGAAACAGTGTAAGGTTCTTGATTACGACTGatttcatcatttttatttagattCTAATCTTTTTGATGTAATtgttaatttatgtgaaatgtGTTAAAGTgctatctaaaaattaaaataagaaaagaatatatatatatatatatatatatatatttggttgggTGTTTTTCAGAAAACTTTTTGATTAGGtgtttaatcaataaaattaggTGTAgctattatacatttttttggggtcaaaatcTTATGATTTACTAGTATTGTATTGCTTTATAAATAACTGAAATTAACCCacatttgtaacattttttatgTACCTACAATCATAATTAAATCAActcaatttttattattctttagttttattattaaaaatataggtGTTGAGAGAATATGCACTGCGTAccataaaaatcaaaagtaattaagaaactaCCATAGAGCCTAGTGTGTTCTGTCTCTTCATATATAATTACTCTTATatccattatatatattatatgttatttgtttaaatatcatatcatttttgtttttagaacgaaattatatgtcggtttgggttcacaaataaaatagttaaagtttaaattttacacttagaatgaaattatatgtcagtttggcttcacaaatgagatggttagggtttagtttttacaattagaacgaaattatatgtcggtttgtgtTCACAATAagatggttaaggtttagattttacaatgagaatgaaattatatgtcggtttgggttcacaaatgagatggttagagtttagattttacaattacaacgaaattatatgtcggtttggattcacaaatgagatggttagggtttagattttataattagaacgaatatatatgtcggtttgggttcacaaatgaaatggttagggtttagattttacaattagaacgaaattatatgtcattTTGGGTTCACATATTAAatgtcggtttgagttcacATATGAGAtagttaggatttagattttacaattaaaacgagattatttgtcggtttggatttacaattAAACGCtatttagttcaatataacatgtaaaatataaatattacatgctatTTTAAAAATCGCACTAAATTTTTCACTCTTTCTatctaacactaaaacaaaaaatggtgaTTCTGTCTTTTTACTCCCAAAAAAACATTGCCCTATggtattttcttattaaaaaatgttGTCGTGGTATTCTctaagttttaaatttgtggtATTCTCTTAAAGTATTCTCTTAACTAAGCCTTCTTTTTAACCAAAATCTCAATTATGTGGACCAATGATGCGTATGCTTTCCTACctacaaacacaaccaaattgCTTACTCTTTAATCCTTTACCAGATTGAAGTATTGAACATTATGAGAAAACAATTCTATTAGTCTATATATCctttattattgaaattttaaattgtttaactAAAACACTAAACAACCTATACTTTACAAAGTGTCggtctaacaatttttttttttccacaaagtatgttgttttgttttttttatgcagATTTTTAAACAGAATcttaattttatctttattatttCAGGTTACTGATTagagagaatatatatttagctggtatattataaatattttaaatttgtgtgaaaatAATGAatcttttgtaaaaataaagaGTGAAATTATTAATGTATGCAGATTCTACGGCCACTTAATTTCTGAATTATATTTGGTTGGCCTaagttctttattttatttgttcaatgtctaatttgttttttttaacatctttagAGCGATAATGTCCGATCCATAACTAATTCATGCTATACATGATAATACGACTTCATAGAATTAAAACtctaatgaaaaaaatagtAGAAATGAACCATTAACCATTTGACTAAAGTCACTTCTCTCTTCCATATGTTTACTTTAGTATGGACTTTTTGACATATAACAGTAAACCAAACGTTGTTAACAAAtggtttaaacaaaatattgaacacatttttacaaaatatcttagatatggaatatatatacaaatactcTAATAATGAGTTATGTTGGAACAGAAAAATCACTATGTCCCAAACacatgaaaagaaaatgaatgcTTTCacgaagaaaaatattaaagttaaacaaaacactacaacaaatatgcacattgttaaccagagaaaaaCGCTATCATAGGTCTTTGATAGCGTTTTCATGAGCGCTGTTTTAGGGCACTGTTATTATATGTACCCCATATACAATAGCACTTATTACGTAtgctatgttataaaaatataacatagctttaagaaattgctatattatcaagatcataattttgaaaaaatttatacaacatttgttttttcgtgctatgttatagttttatagcatagctctaataaactgctgtattatcaagattataattttgcaaaaatttatacaatatttaatttttcgtgctatgttatacatatctaatatagctgttgcgaaatgctgttttatcttgtttactgtgctatggtatattcttttatcataacgtttacctgtacttttatagcattttctgatatgtgattatagcacacataacctgttttataaaatctcataaaatctgattaataaacgtctcagatccaaaatacataacaaaagtctcaagaacatcagtttaccatcaaagtctcaagaacatccaaaataaacaagcaatctcaagtacttaacattacacaataaaaccatcagtttaagacataatgaccttgttctctggccaagcaatgcaggagctaagtgcatcttcaataatctctatttcatcggatggcctccaaacttttacatttttcaccttcacaacatctatccacactttaactgcattagaacccaagcgagtaaagtgaaccttatgttctggatcatttgttccccatcgtccttcagccacaaccctattcttttcagttaaatccatcaacttgcacttcttattctccttggaaataactttattaatgcgctgccatgtttacaatataaaccatcagtcatcatataattaacaaaaacaacttcataacatatgaaaacacttactggagacttcctgagaggagactgtgatggtaaagtattctttattggtgatattggacccgttgcatcatcaacaggagactcagaaccagatgcagacttagaagacatagatgcagatttggcctgcgatgcagcctttgaagctgttgctgaagttttggactctgtagcagacttagaagctgtggctgcagacttggcctttgatgcagacaaagaagcatgtgatgtagcattctgaccagttggagttgagggattttcaaaatcaaccttaCTCAGGGGCCAAGATACGTAAGCCATCAAACAGTCCTCAAGAAATGACATTTCAGCTGTAGGTCTCCATAGTGATGTATCAGGCTGCTTTACTGAATCCACAAATACTTTAACTGCTTTTGGTCCAAGAGGAATTCCGTTAACCAACGCACTTGGTTCTTGTGTCTCCCAACGCCCCTCAGCAACAATGACGTCACCCTTAGACAAATCCAatagtttacatttgtttccttgtataccctgttaaacacaatcagtaaacaaatccaatataattaattagcattataGACAGGGGTAATACATTGCTAACACATtgctagaaattataaataccataggggcaatgtcttccatttggatgttgttgtctACCAGTCTACACTTATCAGTTGGCCATGCGATTATATGtccaacagcttctttcatatgaaagatcttttgtGCAGGTCTCCATAGAAATGCATCTGGTTTATATGCAGCTTCAACTAACACTTTGAGATCATAAGGGCCAAGACGACAGTCATTCACTATGTCATccggatcagaagaaagaatccgaccctcaccaacattttcatcaatgtcagaccaatcaacaaacacacacttaggatgtgctcttttgtttacactctgcaacaatttcatgagcaactaagaatcataaacgacactaagaagaatcacttagctgatatgaaaagaagtaagaatatgttactcttgcagctgagttttcatccatttcagcttctggtctctgtaacataaacaaaaataacatcaatttatattacTCTAACTGGCTGATGAATAGTAGAGAACTCTTAAGTATCTAACCTGATTCTTGATTCTGCCAAGTTCACTTTCCAAGGCATTGAcctgttttactaattttacttgCCGCTCTTCCATTTCAGCCATACACTTGCTCTGCATTTGTAAACAAGCTAATTTGGTCTTACTCATGCCTCTACCCATTGCCCTCAGCCTACCAGAATTGTCAGGTCCTAAAAGCTTGGCGAGGTGATCTTCATctggatttgttaaaaatgctggAGCATCACTTCNTCATACAATGATGTGTGAAAGACATTACCATCTGGCAACATGCTTGGCAATGTCTGAAGCAGTTCATTGAAGCTCTTATCCGACCAGCCATTATGTGTCTTAATCCTAAACAAAGTCACAATAGCCGATAACTTGCTGTGGTTTGAACAGCTAGGGTATAGTGGGGTTTCAGCATCCCGGATCTTTGCAAGGAACTCATCCTCTTGTTGGTCCTCACCCTCTGCAATCTCACTTAAGTCGCCCACAGGTTGGTCAGCTAAGTCACCTCTAAAAGCCAACTCTTGATCAAAAAATTCAGCAgctttatataactcaaaaacttccTCATTCCACTGAGTTGGTTTACTTTGAAATTCATCTACTGACTTCACatctccatgatgataccaatcacTATGCACCTTGTATGCCTCATCCATCCCTCTTATTACAAGATGCTCAACCACAACACTGTTTAACTGTCGTACTACATTACGACAGTCTTTACAAGGACATATTATCATTTCTATGTCACCTAAAGCCGCAGACACATCCCTTACAAATTTCCAAGCTCCACTTTTATAACCAGGATCAGCTCTTCAAtggataattaaagaaaaaaatcataactaaaagaacatcttaaagtatccaaacccaaaataaaacctaattatgaaatataattccTTACCTGCATAGATGcacccatgccttgtccaacattatatgttataatataaattttaacctttatagataaaatagagATACATATTATACAAAGCTCACATTAAGCAACAATTCAGACAATACTGCACTACTTCAGACACATACAGATGCTCTTAAACCAATATCTAACTGTGTAAAATCTCACTAATCTAATCACTATTTATACGAATCAGACtcaaaggacaaaacatagcaatcaCCAATATTCgtgtgtaataataatgtttaactatTGGTTGAGTGATACTAACCTGTTGTGTGAGTAcagagaaatgagaagcttcAGTTCCCCAACATTTCAAtcaccaacacttgggaaaaaaaaaaaatcgttcagTTTATGAAGGCGCAAAtactcaaatccaaaagctatttttgagtcaaatctgtaaataatcgaaccctaacaaaacagatgGATTCGAAACTCCACATTctcaaaatctgtaaataatcgaaccctaaaaaacagataacgaaataaatctagataaatcgaaccctaacaaaacagataacTAAATCTGACCCTTATCGAAATCAAAAGCTGTTTGAAATCACAAATAATCGAAACAAATAACGAaattaggaggaagaagaaagacatgccTCAAAAATGGATTCGAGCTATCAATTGCGATGGATATGGAGATTTAGggcgaaattggggcttttcacaaacggcgaaattggggcttttcacaaacggcgataaaactgaagaattgataagaaatttagaagaatttGAGCACACACagagaatttagaagaagaaatcttcttAGGTTGAGCTTAGGttgtaacgagagagagagagagagtgtgtcgagtttttggg is a genomic window containing:
- the LOC104751922 gene encoding squalene epoxidase 2, mitochondrial, with translation MMKSVVIKNLTLFRPLRSSLPYTNLRISLRFSVSNRRSTTGATYIRRGKATKKERHKRAAVRKTVTAPTTTVVLDPFILGTFVASLFAFAFLYVLRQSSSSSNDVVIRNKSKKNRRVLVSHNDAVSRKDDSGSGNDVIIVGAGVAGAALAHTLAKEGRRVHVIERDLSEQDRIVGELLQPGGYLKLIELGLEDCVQNIDAQRLVGYALFKDGKYTKLSYPLETFDSDVAGRGFHNGRFVQRMREKAASLPNVRLEQGTVTSLLEENGTTIKGVQYRTKKGDELRSYAPLTIVCDGCFSKLRRSLCKPKVDVPSVFVGLVLENCELPFANHGHVVLGDPSLILMYPISSSEVRCLVDVPGQKLPPIANGEMAKYLKTYVAPQVPTEVREAFITAVEKGNIRTMPNRSMPADPVHTPGALLLGDAFNMRHPLTGGGMTVALADIIVLRDLLRPIRNLNDKEAVSKYMESFYTLRKPVASTINTLAEALYKVFLASSNEAKTEMREACFDYLTLGGVCSSGPVALLSGLNPSPLGLVLHFFAVAIYAVGRLMLPFPTTKSFRLGASIILSASGIIFPIIKSEGVRQMFFPRTIVAIYRTPPQ